A window from Littorina saxatilis isolate snail1 linkage group LG9, US_GU_Lsax_2.0, whole genome shotgun sequence encodes these proteins:
- the LOC138977140 gene encoding adenosine receptor A2b-like — protein MDLGNSSDWETRSNAHATSNPELLERNGWELGDTIYSLSEIVLGILTVLVNSLVPLALWRHKQLRLRTNYYNCNLAVADILEGLCVPTLATVSHAGLPKSFQGCVFMNCLLTVLSNVTVLSLVCIAFDRFLSINSPLYHYYSSTSISVAILIAAAWVVGTLNGLIPLMGWHKDPQGFTTCSYRRVIPLTYSVYVNFFGFLVPILFLVMVFHIKMLFSFQAHNRKSNLKYGTGLSRKKSRRLLARQREIKLTKNLSLIFVLFAVCYFPLQIISCIRMWSPDTHVSFDLIKFTVFLSHVNPLINPVIYTFNQPGFRNVLHNSLPAHCSCRMKSSTPRASSTPRASSTPRPSSTPRPSSTPRPSPIRIHNFDEGKRSVNNEDGLFTTASSIGIYTAFASSISIHNLDEHTQNGECLKQGPNSDLAEKELVQTGKTPSLPAVSGTAQTGKNPSKDVVRKTSSLVDAPKLPFEVGPRTECFSIDNGKEDTSMSSSLTKTTNLVLLLTANHLSQQRKGNNKT, from the coding sequence ATGCTCATGCAACTTCAAACCCAGAGTTATTGGAAAGAAACGGATGGGAATTGGGTGACACTATTTACTCACTTTCCGAGATCGTGCTTGGCATACTGACCGTTCTGGTCAATTCCCTTGTGCCATTAGCTTTATGGCGTCACAAACAATTACGCTTGCGGACCAATTATTACAACTGCAACTTAGCTGTAGCTGACATCCTTGAGGGCCTTTGTGTTCCCACTCTCGCTACCGTTTCTCATGCAGGACTGCCGAAAAGCTTCCAGGGATGTGTTTTTATGAACTGTCTTTTGACAGTCTTATCGAATGTCACGGTACTCAGCCTTGTATGTATAGCGTTTGACCGTTTCTTGTCCATCAACAGTCCATTGTACCATTACTATTCGTCAACGTCCATCTCTGTTGCCATCCTGATAGCTGCCGCCTGGGTTGTGGGAACTCTGAATGGGCTTATTCCTCTCATGGGCTGGCATAAAGATCCTCAGGGCTTTACAACCTGCTCCTACCGTAGGGTCATTCCGCTGACCTACAGCGTGTACGTCAATTTTTTTGGTTTCCTGGTTCCAATCCTCTTCCTCGTGATGGTTTTCCATATAAAGATGCTTTTTTCTTTTCAAGCACACAACAGGAAGAGTAACCTGAAATACGGAACTGGCTTGTCAAGAAAAAAATCACGTCGTCTGCTTGCGCGGCAGAGGGAGATCAAATTGACAAAAAATCTGTCTCTCATCTTCGTCTTGTTTGCTGTCTGCTATTTTCCTCTGCAAATCATCAGCTGCATTCGGATGTGGTCTCCGGACACTCACGTCAGCTTTGACCTGATTAAGTTTACCGTCTTTCTATCGCACGTCAACCCTCTCATCAACCCCGTAATATATACGTTCAACCAACCGGGATTCAGGAACGTTCTACATAACAGCCTTCCAGCCCATTGCTCCTGCCGTATGAAATCGTCCACGCCGAGAGCATCGTCCACGCCGAGAGCATCGTCCACGCCGAGACCATCGTCCACGCCGAGACCATCGTCCACGCCGAGACCATCGCCCATCCGCATTCACAACTTCGACGAGGGTAAGAGATCAGTGAACAATGAGGACGGGCTTTTCACAACAGCCAGCTCAATAGGAATCTACACAGCATTTGCATCGTCCATCAGCATTCACAACTTGGACGAGCACACGCAGAACGGTGAATGTTTAAAGCAGGGACCCAACTCTGACTTGGCAGAAAAGGAATTGGTCCAGACAGGTAAAACCCCTTCATTGCCTGCAGTCAGCGGAACAGCCCAGACCGGTAAAAATCCATCTAAAGATGTAGTTCGTAAAACATCCTCGTTGGTCGACGCTCCAAAGCTACCATTTGAAGTCGGCCCAAGGACTGAGTGCTTCAGCATAGACAACGGAAAGGAGGACACTTCGATGTCTTCCAGTCTGACGAAAACAACAAACTTAGTTCTTCTGTTAACAGCGAACCACCTGTCGCAGCAAAGGAAGGGCAACAATAAAACCTAG